Genomic DNA from Desulfonema ishimotonii:
CTTTCGTTTAAAGTTCCAAAAAAAACCGGATTACCCTAACTTCATTCAAGTTTAAGGCAACCCGGCTGTCTCTGTTTACAGTTAAGACCCGTGGCTTTCCGTCCCTGCCTCACAACAGGTTTGGCATTTTTCTTAAATCACAGCATCCGCATATGCACAGAAAATGCCAAACTGTGAAATGCAATCATTATTTATATTTTTTCAATTTGCAATGGTTCGGACAGTTTTTGAAAATAAAAATTTGTGAAAAAACTAACCTGCTGAAATTTAAAGATTTTATTTTCTTAAGTCAAGATTACCGAATCTAATAAAAACAGTAGGTTATAAAAACTGTCCGAAGTATTGAATTTGTTAAATTTAAAAGAATTTCAGATGCTACAATATTTGAAGATTGAAAATCAGACTCGCTTCATATATTGAGGATAATAAGAAAACAGACTTTATACAAGATAACTCCATATTCATCATGCCGCGCTGACGTTAACCGTTGCGAATGCTGTATGGAACCCCTATATTAATCTGAATCAGCAGTTGTCCGAGGAATCACCTGCGATTTTATGCACCGAAGTGTGAAAGCAACGCTTTCCACTCCACAATTTTTTCTCATGTAACCCATCCCCTCCTCAAATAAAATAAAGCGTTAACCCGATGAAAGGGGGAAAGATGCCAACCAATCATCTGATTCACGAAAAAAGCCCGTATCTCCTTCAGCACGCCCATAATCCTGTGGACTGGCACGCCTGGTCTGATACGGCCTTCGCACAGGCCAGAGCCGAGGACAAACCCATATTTCTCTCCGTCGGATATGCCACCTGCCACTGGTGCCATGTGATGGAGAGAGAATCCTTTGAGGATGCCGAGGCGGCGGCATATCTGAACGAGACCTTTATCTGCATCAAGGTGGACCGGGAGGAGCGGCCCGATATCGACGCCGTCTACATGGCCGCATGCCAGATGCTCACCGGCCGGGGCGGATGGCCCCTGTCCATCTTCATGACGCCGGACAAAACCCCCTTTTTCGCAGCCACATACATTCCCAAACGCGCCCGCTTCGGACAGGGGGGGCTGATTGACCTGTGCAAACATGTCAGAAACCTGTGGCAATCCGACCGGCAGCGGGTGACGGATTCGGCGGTCAGCGTGGCGGAACATCTTGGCAAGGCCTTTGAATTCAGCGGGGCCGAACCCGTCACCGAACCCATCCTCAACCACGCCTGTGCCCAACTGACGCAGATGTTTGACGGTCAATACGGCGGTTTTGAACCTGCGCCCAAATTCCCGACGCCCCATCGCCTGATGTTCCTGCTGCGCCACCATCACCGGACCGGCGATGCCAAGGCGCTGGAAATGGTGCGGAAAACCCTGTCCGCCATGCGCAGGGGCGGGATCTGGGACCATGTGGGGTTCGGCTTTCACCGCTATTCCACGGACAGCCAATGGCTCCTTCCGCATTTCGAAAAGATGCTCTACGATCAGGCACTGCTGGCGCTGGTGTATCTGGAAGGCTGGCAGGTGACGGGTGATCCGGTCTGCGCCCGGACAGCCCGGGAGATCTTCACCTATGTGCTTCGCGACATGACCTCTGAGACGGGCGGTTTTTACGCAGCGGAAGATGCGGACAGCGAGGGCGAAGAGGGGAAGTTTTATATATGGACAACAAACGGGCTTCGGGAGGTACTCGGAACGGAAGCGGCGGAACTCTGGTCCGGAATATTCAATTTCAGCCCGGACGGCAATTTTTCCGACGAAGCCACGGGTCAGAAATCCGGGGTGAACATCCCCCACCTCACCCGCGCCTTTGCAGACTGGGCGGAAACGCTGAATACGGAGCCGGATGAACTTGAAGCCCGCTGGGAAGCGGCCCGCCGGAAACTGTTCCGGGCCAGGGCGCGCCGGGTTCATCCGCTGAAAGACGATAAAATACTGACCGATTGGAACGGGCTGATGATTGCGGCCCTGGCCGTGGGCGCCCGCGTTCTGGATCAGCCGGAATATGCCCGTGCCGCCCGAAAGGCCGCACGTTTCATTGAAGAGCGGCTGACGGACAAAACGGGACGGCTCCTGCACCGCTTCCGGGACGGCGAGAGCGGGATTGCGGCCCATGCGGATGATTATGCGTTTCTGATCCGGGGCCTGCTGGAGCTGTACCGCACCACCTTTGATCCGGCGGACCTGAAGCGGGCTGCCGCGTTGCAGAAACAGATGCTTGACGATTTCTGGGACAGCGAAAACGGCGGCTTTTTCCTAACTGCCGAGGGAATGCGGGAGCTGCCGGTCCGGCCCAGAGAGGTGTACGACGGCGCAACCCCCTCGGCCAACTCGGTTTCGCTGCTCAATCTGCTGCATCTGGGCAGACTGACCGGTGACACCGGCTGGGATGAATGCGCCGGGGAACTCTCGCGGGCCTTTTCGGGCACGGTCAAATCCCAGCCGTCCGCCTTCACCTTCTTCCTCATGGGGGGCGATTTCGCACTGGCGGAGACGCAGGAAATCGTGATTGTCGGCGACCCGGAGGCAGATGATACGCGGCAGATGATCGCAGGCCTGAACCGGCATTTCTCACCCCGGCAGGTGGTGCTGCTCAGGTCGCCGGAAAACGGAAACACGCTGGCATCCGTTGCCGGTTTTACCGGATCGCTGCGTCCGGTGGACGGAAAAGCAACGGCCTACGTCTGTACCGATTTCGCCTGCAGCCGGCCGGTGACCGATGCGGAAGCGTTGCTCAGACAGGTCAGTCGAAAACATAAAATCTGAAATCTCATTCTCCCGGGGGCGCGGCATTCGCCCCCCGGAGAACCGTACAAATTCAAGGAGGATTGAAAATGGCGTATCCCGGATTTGAAACCATCTCCCCGGATCAGCTCAGAGACTACATGGCCCGGCACAGGGAAAAGGAGTATCTGCTCATCGACGTAAGACAGCCGGGCGAATACATTGAAGCCCATATCCCCGGTTCCCGGCTCATCCCGCTGATGGAACTCCAGCACAACCCCTTTGATCTGCCCTCGGACCGGGAAATGGTCTTCTACTGCCACAGCGGGGGACGTTCCCTGATGGCGGCGGATCTGGCTGCGGAAGCCGAAGTCACGGAAAAGGCGATCTACAATCTCAGCGGGGGCATCATGGCCTGGGACGGCAGGACGCTGGCCGACTACCCGAAGGTCCGGGTGTTTGACAAATCCCAAAGCCTTCCGGATCTGCTGATGACAGCGATGGATCTGGAAAAGGGGGCATACCGGTTTTACACTTACGTGCTTGAAAAATACGGGCAGGAGTCGTTTGCCGGGACAATGGACCAGTTGTCCAAGGCTGAAACCGCCCATGCGAAATCCATTTACAGATTCTGGGAAAAAAGTGTGGATGACCCGCAGCCTTTTGAGGCGTTGTTTGAAGCGCTGGCCGGAGAGATTCTGGAAGGCGGGGAAAGCGTCGGGGAGATGCTGGACCGTGTGGAGAATATCGAGGGAAACCTCTGCCTGAACCTCATGGAACTGGCGCTGCACATCGAATATTCGGCCTTTGATCTCTATCGGACAATGGCGGAGCAGGCCGACAGCGAGGCTGCCAAAACGGTTTTCCTGAATATCGCCCAGGCGGAAAAAGCCCACATGCGGGTTCTGGGCAGGGCGATTACCGAATGCCCCGGCGTGTGAAAAATTGCGCGTTCCCGGCCCCCGGATCGGGAACGCAGTTCAAGAATAAGTCACCCACCGCGTAAGGATTCACATCTCTCACCGACCAATTAACAAATACCACGTCCGATCTGCATTTCCTTAAATTCCCGAAAAATCCTCCTGAGCAGCATCAATGGCCAGCAACAAAAGGAGGTTTGTCATGAAATCTTATACTATTATCATCGCCTTTATATTCCTCTGTGTCGGGAGTACCCTGCTCCGCGCCGATGTCATTTATACCTGGCAGGATGATAACGGGGTGATTCATTTTACCAACATTCAGCCGCCGGAGACCCCGGCGCAGGTGTCCAAATATCTGGAAGTTTCCTATAAATCCCGTGAAGAGCCGTATGAAACCGAAGTTGAAGAGGCTGCAACAGATGACAGCCTTCCGGAAGCCGCTGAGCTTCCGCAACCGGTTGTCCGGCAGGAAGAGACGGACACAGACGCTGAAGCCCCCGAAGGCGAGATCGGTATTGAACCCGCAGTTTACGACGTTGAAACGGATGTGGCTGAGGTTGCGGAAATTGACAGCGACAACACGCTCCAAACCGCGAACTCCGTGGGCATTTACTACAACGACCGATATGGTTACGGCGGATATGTCTATTATGACACGCATCGCAGGCGTTATTACAGGCCTCATGGAAAATACCGCTACTACAGGCCCCATAAAAAACACCGCTATTACAAGCATCGGCGGTACCGGCACAAAAAATATTATCCGGGCACACTCCACAAACCCCGTTACCGAAAGCCCTACAAACATGCTCCGCATTACAGAAAACCGCACTACGATAAAAAGCCCCGTGTCATTCGCCCCGGAGTCCATCGTCATGGCCGTCACCCGCGCCCCGGTTTCGGAATCGGAATTCGCATAAAACACAGGCGATAGTTCGTATTGTTCTGAAGGATTGCCACAGGATGCCCATGTGGTACTGGAAAACGCGAACGGCTCACGAACGGTTTTGTAAAAAGCCCGTTGCACCCATTTTCCGTCATTCCGCCGGGGGCTGAATTAAAAATCCTTTCGGAGTGCAAAAGTCAGCCCCCGAAAGGGGGCGTACTTTTGCAAAACCCGCGAAAAACAGGCAGCCCGCCCTGATTTTCGTACTCCGTTTCCGAGTCGCCGGCATTTTTGAAACAGGTTGGAAAGGGGTGCGAATTTTCGTTTCCGCCGGAATGGCGGTTTTTCGGGTTTTTTACGGGACGGTTCCCCCTGTTGCCAGAGTGCAAGTCAGCGGTTGTAGACTCTGCACCCCCGGATTTGCGATTCAAATGAAATCCTTATAATAACCCGGTTTCGAACGGGGACAGGCCGTGATTGCAGAGGCGATCCCGGAGAGAGAGCGGGCGAAATCTTCCGGGGACAGGCGCACAGAATCATTTTGGGGGCCGGAAAAACGGATTATTCCGCAGAAGCAATCGCCCTGTTTTGTATCGGGACAGGCAACCGGCGTTGGGATAACGGAGGGAGCAATTACCGCCGAAGGCGCATCCGGCATTCGCATTTATGAAGGGGATCGGCAGATACCACACAACTTTTGCCCGCCTGCGGCTGACGCTCCGCAAATCCTGAAGAATCTGTTTTTTTATGCGGCTTTCCGGTATTATCCGGTTTTTCCTGCTAACATTACAATTTGCATGTTATCCGACCTTTTTGTGGTGTCAGAGCGAAATTTCTGAAAGGTGGAAAATGTAATTATATATTTACATTGCATCGTGTATGCGGTATTATCTCACAAAATGTGTCTGGCAATTTGGCAGGCTGCGAATAAAAGTGGCGGGGTTAGCCAGAAAAACCATATAAACACTGGTTCGATGTACGGCCTCGTGCGGAAGAGGTTGAAAATAATATGAAATTATGGTATGAGCGGTTTCCGCGAAGCCGCACAACTTCGTTGGTGTCGGACAACGCGGAAACCGCTCATACGCTTCTCCTGCCGATTTTCATCCGATTTCGGGCGCAAAATGCCGACAAAGAACCCGTCGTTGCAGCGGACAAAAGGCGGCATGAAACCGGCAACTCCGCTTCGCTCCGGGCCGGTTTCATGCCGCCTTTTGCCGCTGAACTCGGTCGTTAGGCTTTTTGGAGGTAATTATAAAATAATGCGTTTCCGTAATTTGAAAAAATGGAAAAATTTGAAAAACCTTGAAGGTTTACTTTTCTTCGCACAACGAATGGAAGAATTATTATTCGACTATTCTTTGGATACATATAAACCGCTAGCTTTAAATGCACCTTTTTTGTGCCAAGAAACTCTTGAGCTAATTTCAGATATTGATAAATCAATAATTGATTCTGCTAATCTTAAACATGTGCTTGAAGAATTAACATGGAGTTTGCAAAATGATAACATCGCTAAATCACTCCTTGATGTTGATATCGAGAGATACATTTTGGACAGTGAAGAAACAAAATTATCTGAAAAAGAAATTCGGTTAGAAGTACTATCGAAGACATTAAGCCCCTCACGCTATCTAAAACGTTGTTATGAGTTATTGAGTAGCAGCGTTAAAGATGTAAAAAAGACTGAAATTGATACATACTCAAAGACATTAATTACAACCCTTACAAATATTGGCATCAACAAACAATATCTCTACAACAAAATTTTAGATTTCTTTTTTTTAGGTGACAGTCCAAATATTTCATCAGTTGATCAAATTGATGATTTTTTAAATGCTATTGCTCCTCGCATACATGAATTTGATATATTTTTTATCTCAAGTTCTTTAATAAATTCAGTGGCAGATTCCATAAAGGCTTTTAAAATAGGAATGCACAAAGAATTACCTGAAGAGTTGAGAGAATATGCTTTGAATCAAAATTTCATCGCTAAAAACAATGAGATATATGTTGAAATAAAGAATGTCAATGCATTTGATTCATATTCAGCTCGAAAAATAGCAGATATAAGATTAGATAACCTTAGCGATCTTTTTACTCTTTTTTATCATAAGAAACAAATAAGTTGGAAAGAGGAAACTCTTATTAGGCAATGCTATTCAGATGAACTTGTTATAATAGGTTCCCCTAAAAATTCAATGGAGAAAGGGTTCGACCTAAAACCAGCAAAAGCATCAAAACAGCTAAATTTATTAATTGAGAATTTTTCATTTCGCAAAAATAGCTTTGAAAAATTTAATAGAATTGTTGATTTTCATGGAATAAGTGTAAATAATGATATTATCGAAAATCAACTACTTAATATATGGATTTCATTAGAAACAATTACACCTAGTCAAACTGGTAATGCTAAAATTAAAAATGTTGTATCAAGTGCTATTCCTTTTATCGTGACGAACTATATAACACGATTAATAGAGCGCTTTACAGCGGATTTATTTAGATGGAATAAA
This window encodes:
- a CDS encoding thioredoxin domain-containing protein; its protein translation is MPTNHLIHEKSPYLLQHAHNPVDWHAWSDTAFAQARAEDKPIFLSVGYATCHWCHVMERESFEDAEAAAYLNETFICIKVDREERPDIDAVYMAACQMLTGRGGWPLSIFMTPDKTPFFAATYIPKRARFGQGGLIDLCKHVRNLWQSDRQRVTDSAVSVAEHLGKAFEFSGAEPVTEPILNHACAQLTQMFDGQYGGFEPAPKFPTPHRLMFLLRHHHRTGDAKALEMVRKTLSAMRRGGIWDHVGFGFHRYSTDSQWLLPHFEKMLYDQALLALVYLEGWQVTGDPVCARTAREIFTYVLRDMTSETGGFYAAEDADSEGEEGKFYIWTTNGLREVLGTEAAELWSGIFNFSPDGNFSDEATGQKSGVNIPHLTRAFADWAETLNTEPDELEARWEAARRKLFRARARRVHPLKDDKILTDWNGLMIAALAVGARVLDQPEYARAARKAARFIEERLTDKTGRLLHRFRDGESGIAAHADDYAFLIRGLLELYRTTFDPADLKRAAALQKQMLDDFWDSENGGFFLTAEGMRELPVRPREVYDGATPSANSVSLLNLLHLGRLTGDTGWDECAGELSRAFSGTVKSQPSAFTFFLMGGDFALAETQEIVIVGDPEADDTRQMIAGLNRHFSPRQVVLLRSPENGNTLASVAGFTGSLRPVDGKATAYVCTDFACSRPVTDAEALLRQVSRKHKI
- a CDS encoding rhodanese-like domain-containing protein, which codes for MAYPGFETISPDQLRDYMARHREKEYLLIDVRQPGEYIEAHIPGSRLIPLMELQHNPFDLPSDREMVFYCHSGGRSLMAADLAAEAEVTEKAIYNLSGGIMAWDGRTLADYPKVRVFDKSQSLPDLLMTAMDLEKGAYRFYTYVLEKYGQESFAGTMDQLSKAETAHAKSIYRFWEKSVDDPQPFEALFEALAGEILEGGESVGEMLDRVENIEGNLCLNLMELALHIEYSAFDLYRTMAEQADSEAAKTVFLNIAQAEKAHMRVLGRAITECPGV
- a CDS encoding DUF4124 domain-containing protein → MKSYTIIIAFIFLCVGSTLLRADVIYTWQDDNGVIHFTNIQPPETPAQVSKYLEVSYKSREEPYETEVEEAATDDSLPEAAELPQPVVRQEETDTDAEAPEGEIGIEPAVYDVETDVAEVAEIDSDNTLQTANSVGIYYNDRYGYGGYVYYDTHRRRYYRPHGKYRYYRPHKKHRYYKHRRYRHKKYYPGTLHKPRYRKPYKHAPHYRKPHYDKKPRVIRPGVHRHGRHPRPGFGIGIRIKHRR